The Platichthys flesus chromosome 10, fPlaFle2.1, whole genome shotgun sequence genome includes a window with the following:
- the wdr32 gene encoding DDB1- and CUL4-associated factor 10, with translation MSSEQQGASEDADESQDRPDGDKELNPGVDDSDDSDDDDIPREVAPARPRSSEERPERGERSERGGGGGGAGSPAPGAQEPPCPPSTAPQPGSSGADSVFSWLRSRTIRRGLFVDPARDNFRTMTSLYCSMNPATESVNLSTQTHGAVFNLEYSPDGSVLTVACEQTEVLLFDPISSKHIKTLTEAHEDCVNNIRFLDNRLFATCSDDTTIALWDLRKLNAKVCSLHGHASWVKNIEYDTNTRLLVTSGFDGNVITWDTNRFTEDGCPHKKFFHTRYLMRMRLTPDCSKMLISTSSGYLLILHDLDLTQSLEVGSYRMLRARRTPLTSDGGSSAHRSAGTPRHGNDSSKIHPHREGLSPRNSLEVLTPEIPGERDRGNCITSLQLHPKGWAALIRCSSNMDDQEWTCVYEFQDGAPTRPLVSPRCSLRLTHYIEEANVGRGYIKELCFSPDGRLICSPYGYGVRLLAFDERCGELVDCLPVQTSCLKEIRSIYSHSDVVLTTKFSPTHCQLASGCLSGRVALYQPKF, from the exons ATGAGCTCGGAGCAGCAGGGCGCCAGCGAGGACGCCGACGAGTCTCAGGACAGGCCCGACGGCGACAAAGAGCTGAACCCCGGCGTGGACGACTCGGACGACTCGGATGATGATGACATCCCCCGGGAGGTGGCACCGGCTCGGCCCCGGAGCAGCGAGGAGCGACCGGAGCGAGGGGAGCGAAGCGAGCGCGGGGGCGGCGGCGGTGGCGCAGGGTCCCCGGCGCCCGGCGCGCAGGAGCCCCCTTGCCCGCCGAGCACCGCGCCGCAGCCGGGGAGCAGCGGGGCGGACAGCGTGTTCTCCTGGCTGCGGAGCAGGACTATCAGGCGAGGGTTGTTTGTAGACCCAGCCAGAGACAACTTCAGGACAATGACCAGTCTGTACTGCTCCATGAACCCGGCCACGGAGTCCGTGAACCTGAGCACCCAGACCCACGGAGCAGTGTTCAACCTGGAGTACTCCCCGGACGG GTCGGTGCTGACTGTGGCCTGCGAGCAGACGGAGGTCCTGCTGTTTGACCCCATCTCCTCCAAACACATCAAAACCCTGACGGAGGCCCACGAGGACTGTGTCAACAACATAAG GTTTTTGGACAATCGCTTGTTTGCCACCTGCTCCGACGACACCACTATTGCATTGTGGGATCTCCGCAAGCTGAACGCAAAGGTGTGCTCTCTGCACGGCCACGCCAGCTGGGTGAAGAACATCGAGTACGACACCAACACGCGGCTGCTCGTCACGTCGGGCTTCGACGGCAACGTCATCACGTGGGACACTAACAG gtttaCAGAGGACGGCTGCCCGCACAAAAAGTTCTTCCACACCCGCTACCTGATGAGGATGCGTCTGACGCCCGACTGCTCCAAGATGCTCATCTCCACGTCCTCGGGGTACCTGCTCATCCTCCACGACCTGGACCTCACCCAGTCCCTGGAGGTGGGCAGCTACCGGATGCTGCGGGCGCGACGCACCCCCCTCACCTCCG ACGGCGGCTCGTCGGCACACAGGTCAGCTGGAACTCCTCGCCACGGAAATGACTCCAGCAAGATCCACCCTCACAGAGAAG GACTTTCTCCCCGGAATAGTCTGGAGGTGTTGACTCCAGAGATCccaggagagagggacagagggaacTGCATCAcctccctgcagctccacccAAAGGGCTGGGCCGCGCTCATCCGCTGCTCCAGCAACATGGACGACCAGGAG tggacGTGTGTGTATGAGTTCCAGGATGGAGCGCCCACCCGCCCGCTGGTCTCCCCCCGCTGCTCGCTCCGCCTCACCCACTACATCGAGGAGGCCAACGTGGGGCGGGGCTACATCAAGGAGTTGTGCTTCAGCCCGGACGGCCGGCTCATCTGCTCGCCGTACGGCTACGGCGTccgcctgctggccttcgacgAGCGCTGCGGCGAGCTGGTGGACTGCCTGCCCGTCCAGACCAGCTGCCTCAAGGAGATCCGCTCCATCTACTCGCACAGCGACGTGGTGCTCACCACCAAGTTCTCCCCCACACACTGCCAGCTGGCCTCGGGCTGCCTCAGTGGGCGCGTGGCGCTTTACCAGCCCAAGTTTTAG